One window of the bacterium genome contains the following:
- the rpmA gene encoding 50S ribosomal protein L27, with product MAHKKGMGSSKNGRDSISKRLGVKNFEGQFVKAGNILVRQRGTKFHPGYNVGLGADYTIYSLIDGYVKFERRKNKVFVSVYPQAE from the coding sequence ATGGCGCACAAAAAAGGAATGGGTTCATCGAAAAATGGAAGGGATTCTATTTCCAAGAGACTGGGTGTTAAGAATTTTGAGGGGCAGTTTGTTAAAGCTGGAAACATTCTGGTAAGACAAAGGGGCACAAAGTTTCACCCTGGTTATAACGTCGGTCTTGGCGCGGATTATACTATTTACTCCCTCATTGACGGTTACGTGAAGTTTGAAAGGAGAAAAAATAAAGTTTTTGTGTCCGTTTACCCTCAAGCTGAATAG